One segment of Allorhodopirellula heiligendammensis DNA contains the following:
- a CDS encoding DUF1559 domain-containing protein produces MSLSQRDTAGNVPHQTVTRGGFTLVELLVVIAIIGVLVGLLLPAVQAAREAARRMSCGNNVKQLGLALLNYHSAYNRLPKQGGGTTGGGVTNKGRQSAFPGMLPFMEQQAVWQQISNPWLDPNTNDQYPPMGPPHWFDQYVPFNTQIATLLCPSDTLPASPTPQGKNNYGFCYGDSFWNCNNVNQNNPDQQRGAFIDEKFTRLRDCLDGTSNTIAMAELVLSNGSREVVGDIVSSSGTDTRDNPLQNCKIATVAVDRPQFYAVGVPLCADADSGRTRGNSWVCGDPLFSGVTTVFPPNSPSCNRGDNPGSQGGNFSAASRHQGGCHVLKLDGSVTFVTESIDTGNLASRPVGVTGGPAPGSASPYGVWGSAGSMSGRETTDALN; encoded by the coding sequence ATGTCATTATCTCAACGTGATACCGCCGGTAATGTTCCCCACCAAACTGTTACGAGGGGCGGCTTCACATTAGTAGAATTACTGGTTGTCATCGCGATCATTGGTGTGCTCGTGGGGCTGCTGTTGCCTGCCGTTCAAGCCGCCCGCGAAGCCGCTCGGCGAATGAGTTGTGGCAACAATGTCAAGCAACTCGGTCTAGCGTTACTGAATTATCATTCCGCCTACAACAGGTTGCCCAAGCAAGGGGGAGGCACAACCGGTGGAGGTGTGACCAATAAGGGGCGTCAGAGCGCGTTTCCAGGCATGCTGCCCTTTATGGAACAACAGGCCGTGTGGCAGCAGATCTCCAACCCATGGCTCGACCCCAATACCAACGATCAGTATCCACCGATGGGGCCTCCCCATTGGTTCGATCAGTACGTTCCGTTTAATACCCAGATTGCGACCTTGCTATGTCCTAGTGATACATTGCCGGCGTCCCCGACTCCCCAGGGAAAGAATAACTACGGATTCTGCTACGGCGATAGTTTTTGGAACTGCAACAACGTCAATCAGAACAATCCGGACCAACAGCGAGGTGCGTTCATCGACGAGAAATTCACGCGTCTACGCGACTGTCTCGACGGCACGAGCAACACCATTGCGATGGCGGAATTAGTGCTTTCCAACGGGAGCCGAGAGGTTGTCGGCGACATCGTCTCATCATCGGGCACCGATACCCGTGACAATCCATTGCAAAATTGCAAAATTGCCACCGTGGCGGTGGATCGACCACAATTTTATGCAGTTGGAGTGCCGCTTTGCGCTGATGCCGATTCAGGGCGGACCCGTGGGAACAGTTGGGTTTGCGGCGACCCTCTCTTTTCGGGCGTCACGACCGTATTCCCACCGAATTCACCGAGCTGTAACCGTGGGGACAATCCAGGTTCGCAGGGTGGAAACTTCAGTGCAGCAAGCCGCCATCAAGGCGGCTGTCACGTGTTGAAGCTTGACGGTTCGGTCACCTTTGTCACCGAAAGCATTGATACGGGAAATCTCGCTTCGCGACCTGTGGGAGTCACCGGCGGTCCTGCCCCCGGCAGCGCGAGCCCGTATGGAGTTTGGGGATCTGCAGGCAGCATGAGTGGGCGTGAAACAACTGACGCGTTGAACTAG